In a genomic window of Lottiidibacillus patelloidae:
- a CDS encoding HPr family phosphocarrier protein, whose amino-acid sequence MVEQKTIVGLETGLQARPAAMFVQEANRFGAEITLEKDGKKVNAKSIMGIMSLAVSKGTEVTIAADGEDQDQALEQLVAFLNENK is encoded by the coding sequence ATGGTAGAACAAAAAACAATTGTTGGATTAGAGACAGGTTTACAAGCACGCCCAGCTGCAATGTTTGTACAAGAAGCAAATCGCTTTGGGGCAGAAATCACATTAGAAAAAGATGGTAAAAAAGTGAATGCGAAAAGTATTATGGGAATTATGAGTCTTGCAGTAAGTAAAGGAACAGAAGTAACAATTGCTGCAGATGGTGAAGATCAAGACCAAGCTTTAGAACAATTAGTAGCATTTTTAAATGAGAATAAATAA